The following are encoded in a window of Tessaracoccus flavescens genomic DNA:
- the otsB gene encoding trehalose-phosphatase — protein sequence MHTWRGVTDAADDFMRAAVERPSETLLALDFDGTLAAIVPNPEDSRLHERSAEALTVLASRLGHLAIITGRGVETVRRLARLDERPALKGLIVLGGYGAERWEVGASFTSQAPRPEAIAAALPRVEAAISGSGFSGVEVEDKGQALGVHTRPSNDPAGAYKALLPRLVAIAGDLGLTLEPGRSVLELRTSKVTKGDALRELIAETGARVVAMCGDDLGDLPAFEVLQEARGEGVVACRVVSGSTEQVAVAEQADLLADGPDGMADWLQHLATRIAREA from the coding sequence ATGCATACGTGGCGTGGTGTGACCGATGCGGCTGACGACTTCATGCGGGCCGCGGTGGAGAGACCATCCGAGACCCTGCTGGCGCTCGACTTCGACGGAACGCTCGCGGCGATCGTCCCCAACCCGGAGGACTCGCGGCTCCACGAACGCTCCGCCGAGGCGCTGACCGTGCTCGCCTCCCGGCTCGGTCACCTGGCCATCATCACCGGACGCGGGGTGGAGACGGTTCGTCGCCTTGCGAGGCTCGACGAGAGGCCTGCGTTGAAGGGACTGATCGTCCTGGGTGGTTACGGGGCCGAGCGGTGGGAGGTCGGCGCCTCGTTCACGTCGCAGGCGCCAAGGCCTGAGGCCATCGCCGCGGCGCTTCCCCGTGTCGAGGCCGCGATCTCGGGGTCGGGTTTCAGCGGGGTCGAGGTGGAGGACAAGGGCCAGGCGCTCGGCGTGCACACCCGCCCGAGCAACGATCCCGCCGGTGCCTACAAGGCGCTGCTTCCGCGGCTGGTCGCCATCGCAGGCGACCTCGGCCTCACCCTTGAACCCGGGCGCAGCGTGCTGGAACTGCGGACCTCGAAGGTGACGAAGGGCGACGCACTGCGCGAGCTGATCGCCGAGACCGGTGCGCGGGTGGTCGCCATGTGCGGCGACGATCTCGGCGACCTGCCCGCCTTCGAGGTGCTGCAGGAGGCCCGCGGCGAGGGAGTTGTCGCCTGTCGGGTGGTCAGCGGGTCGACCGAGCAGGTCGCGGTGGCCGAACAGGCCGACCTGCTTGCCGACGGCCCGGACGGGATGGCCGACTGGCTCCAGCACCTCGCCACGAGGATCGCCCGCGAGGCCTGA
- a CDS encoding alpha,alpha-trehalose-phosphate synthase (UDP-forming), producing the protein MSERARFVVVANRLPVDRIVAEDGTVDWRTSPGGLVTALEPVMRKQGGAWIGWHGAPDEEVERFTHDGYSVVPIPLTSSEFEEYYEGFSNATLWPLYHDTVAFPEFHREWWDAYVVVNRRFAEAAAEVADEGATVWVQDYQLQLVPQMLRELRPDLRIGFFLHIPFPPVELFLQLPWRRKILEGLLGADLVGFQVAGAAANFLRLVRTRTDHKIERDHVRVGDRLCHAKAYPISIDTEGFAALAESPEVIAEAQALLDDLGHPKTVLLGVDRLDYTKGLRQRVRAIGELFEEGRLDPAEVVFLQVATPSRERVEEYKRLRDDIDLLVGRINSELGGVGRPPIVYRHAGFPRATMAAMYRIADVAVVTPLRDGMNLVAKEYVACHPGTDGALVLSEFAGAAKELKQAYLVNPYDLNDMKDVVLRAIEDPVEERRRRMRALKRQVKTHTIDAWADNFLGDLEKLSRR; encoded by the coding sequence ATGTCCGAGCGAGCACGCTTCGTCGTCGTCGCCAACCGCCTGCCAGTTGACCGGATCGTCGCCGAGGACGGCACGGTCGACTGGCGCACCTCGCCCGGCGGTCTCGTCACCGCCCTCGAGCCCGTCATGCGCAAGCAGGGAGGGGCCTGGATCGGCTGGCACGGGGCACCCGACGAGGAGGTCGAACGGTTCACCCACGACGGCTACTCGGTCGTTCCGATCCCGTTGACCTCCAGCGAGTTCGAGGAGTACTACGAGGGGTTCTCCAACGCGACGCTGTGGCCGCTGTACCACGACACGGTCGCCTTCCCCGAGTTCCACCGCGAGTGGTGGGACGCCTATGTCGTGGTGAACCGGCGCTTCGCGGAGGCCGCGGCCGAGGTCGCCGACGAGGGGGCCACCGTCTGGGTCCAGGACTACCAGCTGCAACTGGTTCCGCAGATGCTGCGCGAGCTGAGGCCCGACCTGCGGATCGGCTTCTTCCTGCACATCCCCTTCCCCCCGGTCGAGCTGTTCCTTCAGCTGCCGTGGCGACGCAAGATCCTCGAGGGCCTGCTCGGCGCCGACCTCGTCGGCTTCCAGGTCGCAGGCGCAGCCGCCAACTTCCTGCGGCTGGTGCGCACCCGCACCGACCACAAGATCGAACGCGACCACGTGCGCGTCGGCGACCGTCTGTGCCACGCGAAGGCCTACCCCATCTCCATCGACACCGAGGGGTTTGCGGCGCTCGCCGAGTCCCCGGAGGTGATTGCCGAGGCTCAGGCTCTCCTGGACGACCTCGGACACCCGAAGACCGTGCTACTTGGCGTCGACCGCCTCGACTACACCAAGGGTTTGCGGCAGCGTGTCCGCGCGATCGGAGAGCTCTTCGAGGAGGGCCGCCTCGACCCAGCGGAGGTCGTCTTCCTGCAGGTGGCGACCCCTTCGCGGGAACGGGTCGAGGAGTACAAGCGCCTTCGCGACGACATCGACCTGCTCGTGGGCAGGATCAACTCGGAGCTGGGCGGGGTCGGTCGGCCACCGATCGTCTACCGACACGCAGGCTTCCCCCGAGCCACGATGGCGGCCATGTACCGGATCGCAGACGTCGCCGTCGTCACTCCGTTGCGCGACGGGATGAACCTCGTGGCGAAGGAGTACGTCGCGTGCCATCCCGGAACTGACGGCGCTCTCGTGCTGAGCGAGTTCGCCGGCGCGGCCAAGGAGCTCAAGCAGGCCTACCTCGTCAATCCCTATGACCTCAACGACATGAAGGACGTGGTGTTGCGGGCCATCGAGGATCCGGTCGAGGAACGGCGCCGTCGCATGCGGGCGCTGAAGCGCCAGGTGAAGACCCACACCATCGACGCGTGGGCGGACAACTTCCTCGGCGACCTCGAGAAGCTCAGCCGTCGCTAG
- a CDS encoding sigma-70 family RNA polymerase sigma factor, with translation METIDIPLIWLDDGDDVRLARAVEAGVYAAHLIATQGPDHRLQAVVEAGHSAEERLWWVGLRIARMISSRVAATNQLPRDDLFQESCVAVAQAIRAFDHSRGVRFTTFVHHVVRQSLLDAEKFRVGTSAASRWDRRAARLVELARRRDPRQSIVEAARAAGVSVGAARRGRTRLVPLDDVATHDPGAESTLERVGLPSLEFLDLLTPRHRMVLRERYFRERITLAELAARLGVSTSTACRWERSAIAEARAVLDAERTTLSRGRRSAAACDASPVPSVERTGPGAPSDP, from the coding sequence ATGGAAACCATCGACATCCCTCTCATCTGGCTCGACGACGGAGACGACGTGCGCCTGGCCCGCGCCGTCGAGGCGGGCGTCTACGCGGCGCACCTCATCGCGACCCAAGGCCCCGACCACAGGCTTCAGGCGGTCGTCGAGGCCGGCCACAGCGCGGAGGAACGCCTCTGGTGGGTCGGACTTCGCATCGCACGCATGATCTCCTCCCGGGTCGCCGCGACCAACCAGCTGCCCCGCGACGACCTGTTCCAGGAGTCGTGTGTGGCGGTCGCCCAGGCCATCCGCGCCTTCGACCACTCCCGCGGGGTCCGCTTCACCACGTTCGTGCACCATGTGGTGCGTCAGTCGCTGTTGGATGCGGAGAAGTTCCGCGTGGGAACCTCCGCGGCCTCGCGCTGGGACAGGCGGGCCGCGCGCCTCGTCGAGCTGGCCCGGCGCCGCGACCCACGGCAGAGCATCGTCGAGGCAGCCCGGGCCGCCGGAGTCAGCGTCGGGGCCGCAAGGAGAGGCAGGACGCGCCTGGTTCCACTGGACGACGTGGCCACGCATGACCCTGGGGCGGAGTCGACCCTCGAACGGGTGGGCCTGCCGAGCCTCGAGTTCCTCGACCTGCTGACCCCGAGGCATCGGATGGTGCTGCGCGAGCGCTACTTCCGCGAACGGATCACCTTGGCCGAGTTGGCAGCCCGGCTCGGGGTGTCCACGTCAACAGCGTGCAGGTGGGAGCGCAGCGCGATCGCGGAGGCGCGTGCGGTGCTCGACGCGGAGCGCACGACGCTCAGCCGAGGCCGACGCTCTGCAGCCGCTTGCGACGCATCTCCAGTTCCGTCAGTTGAGCGAACTGGGCCCGGTGCCCCGTCGGATCCTTGA
- the dnaG gene encoding DNA primase, whose translation MAGRINDEDIAAVRERSRIEDVVGGYVALRNAGGGSLKGLCPFHDEKTPSFTVTPARGFYYCFGCGEGGDVITFLQRQQNLSFVEAIQVLADKAGIVLRVEDDGTGPGQAPGMRKRILEANEAAQAFFAAQLDSPEAVAGRQFLHGRGFDREVSQHFGIGYAPRHGSALRQTLKAKGFTDEVLKSAGLVRDSGRDFFTGRVLWPIRDSAQAVLGFGARRIYDDDRLPAKYINTPESPVYKKSQVLYGLDLARREIGRKSQAVVVEGYTDVMAAHLAGVETAVASCGTAFGDDHSRLLQRLMGTSDGLHGEVIFTFDGDKAGQAAALKVFKGDQNFIAQTYVAVEPTGLDPCDLRLQQGEAAVRELVARRIPLYRFVMANIAKSYDLDRADGRLAAAREGAELVGSIRDQSLVSQYLRELAGVLGMDLDDVRREAANAGRHRQHVEVAEPERPAADPGWPNPDDPALRLERDTLKLMLQFPLTFDAAWNSVEPTDFAHPGYAAVFRLIASVPFQQGWADRLRAEAPNELVQQLLVALLVEPLLREPDETYSLMHSSRLQLSRVTREIADLKSRLQRTDPVKDPTGHRAQFAQLTELEMRRKRLQSVGLG comes from the coding sequence ATGGCCGGGCGGATCAACGATGAGGATATCGCGGCGGTCCGCGAGCGCAGCCGGATCGAGGATGTCGTGGGGGGCTACGTCGCTCTGCGCAACGCCGGAGGCGGCTCGCTGAAGGGCTTGTGTCCCTTCCACGACGAGAAGACCCCCAGCTTCACCGTCACGCCTGCACGGGGCTTCTACTACTGCTTCGGCTGCGGTGAGGGTGGCGACGTCATCACGTTCCTGCAGCGTCAGCAGAATCTGTCCTTCGTCGAGGCCATCCAGGTGCTGGCAGACAAGGCGGGCATCGTGTTGCGGGTCGAGGACGACGGCACCGGCCCCGGGCAGGCACCCGGCATGCGCAAGCGCATCCTCGAGGCCAACGAGGCCGCCCAGGCCTTCTTCGCCGCCCAACTCGACTCGCCGGAGGCGGTCGCGGGTCGTCAGTTCCTGCATGGTCGCGGGTTCGACCGCGAGGTCTCCCAGCACTTCGGCATCGGGTACGCGCCGCGGCACGGATCCGCCCTGCGCCAGACGCTGAAGGCGAAGGGATTCACCGACGAGGTCCTCAAGTCGGCCGGTCTCGTGCGCGATTCGGGCCGCGACTTCTTCACCGGCCGCGTCCTGTGGCCGATCCGTGACTCCGCCCAGGCCGTGCTCGGCTTCGGGGCCCGTCGCATCTATGACGACGACCGCCTGCCAGCCAAGTACATCAACACGCCCGAGTCACCGGTCTACAAGAAATCCCAGGTGCTCTACGGCCTCGACCTCGCCCGTCGCGAGATCGGCCGCAAGTCGCAGGCCGTGGTGGTCGAGGGCTACACCGACGTGATGGCCGCCCACCTCGCAGGCGTCGAGACGGCGGTCGCCTCCTGTGGCACGGCATTCGGTGACGATCACAGCAGGCTCCTGCAGCGCCTCATGGGCACAAGCGACGGGCTGCACGGGGAGGTCATCTTCACCTTCGACGGCGACAAGGCAGGCCAGGCGGCCGCGCTGAAGGTGTTCAAGGGGGACCAGAACTTCATCGCCCAGACCTACGTGGCCGTCGAGCCGACGGGGCTCGACCCGTGCGACCTGCGCCTGCAGCAGGGCGAGGCGGCCGTCCGTGAGCTGGTCGCCCGCAGGATCCCGCTCTACCGCTTCGTGATGGCCAACATCGCCAAGAGCTACGACCTCGACCGCGCCGACGGCAGGCTCGCCGCGGCACGGGAGGGGGCCGAGCTGGTCGGCTCGATCCGCGACCAGTCCCTGGTCTCCCAGTACCTTCGCGAGTTGGCGGGGGTGCTCGGCATGGACCTCGATGACGTCCGCCGTGAGGCTGCCAACGCGGGCAGGCACCGTCAACACGTTGAGGTGGCCGAGCCCGAGCGCCCTGCGGCCGACCCCGGCTGGCCGAACCCGGATGACCCCGCCCTGCGGCTCGAACGCGACACGCTGAAGCTCATGCTGCAGTTCCCCCTCACCTTCGACGCGGCGTGGAACTCCGTGGAGCCCACGGACTTCGCGCACCCCGGTTATGCCGCCGTGTTCCGGCTGATCGCGTCGGTGCCGTTCCAGCAGGGCTGGGCCGACCGGCTGCGCGCAGAGGCCCCCAACGAGCTGGTGCAGCAGCTCCTGGTCGCGCTCCTGGTCGAGCCGTTGCTGCGTGAGCCGGACGAGACCTATTCGCTGATGCACTCCTCGCGGCTCCAACTCTCGCGGGTCACCCGCGAGATCGCCGACCTGAAGTCGCGGCTGCAGCGCACGGACCCGGTCAAGGATCCGACGGGGCACCGGGCCCAGTTCGCTCAACTGACGGAACTGGAGATGCGTCGCAAGCGGCTGCAGAGCGTCGGCCTCGGCTGA
- a CDS encoding ABC transporter permease: protein MTVELGWQLGLALVLLVGLGTGVALWGRLPTAKSIPWVALRSGAQLLAVSLIVGVALSEVWLALIFVSVMFTIGVFTTSRRTGLRTWRSRGAAGLAMLAGALPVLAIIFLTGTAPLNGPALVPIASIIIGAMMTTQTLVGRRGFAELRGNLPEYAAYLSLGLERTYAVHAIVSHSLHEAVIPALDQTRTAGLVTLPGAYVGVLLGGGSPLQAAAAQVLVLVGINCGHTCTAVTARWLMARGWLLPPDLRERLRP from the coding sequence GTGACGGTGGAACTGGGGTGGCAGCTCGGCCTGGCCCTCGTCCTGCTCGTCGGCCTCGGCACCGGTGTCGCGCTGTGGGGGCGACTGCCCACGGCGAAGTCCATCCCGTGGGTCGCGCTGCGCTCCGGTGCGCAGCTGCTCGCGGTCTCGCTCATCGTCGGCGTCGCCCTCTCAGAGGTGTGGCTCGCACTCATCTTCGTCAGCGTGATGTTCACGATCGGCGTGTTCACCACCTCGCGCCGCACCGGGCTGCGCACCTGGCGGTCGCGGGGCGCAGCCGGTCTTGCGATGCTGGCCGGGGCCCTTCCCGTCCTGGCGATCATCTTCCTCACGGGGACCGCGCCGCTCAACGGGCCCGCCCTCGTGCCGATCGCGAGCATCATCATCGGAGCGATGATGACCACGCAGACGCTGGTCGGACGCCGGGGCTTCGCCGAGCTGCGCGGGAACCTCCCCGAATACGCGGCCTACCTCTCGCTCGGACTTGAACGCACGTACGCCGTGCACGCGATCGTGTCCCACTCGCTGCACGAGGCGGTCATCCCGGCCCTCGACCAGACCCGCACCGCCGGCCTGGTCACCCTTCCCGGCGCCTACGTCGGGGTGCTGCTTGGCGGCGGTTCTCCCCTTCAGGCGGCCGCCGCGCAGGTGCTAGTCCTGGTCGGGATCAACTGCGGCCACACCTGCACCGCTGTGACCGCACGGTGGCTGATGGCGAGGGGATGGCTGCTTCCGCCCGATCTGCGCGAGCGGCTCCGCCCCTGA
- a CDS encoding HD domain-containing protein: MHGHGNDLISAHSTSQARVTARGARRREAREALERLQFVSEATFAEGAGERPRAEEPDPLRTCFERDRDRIVHSTAFRRLAGKTQVVVYPTDHQRTRLTHALEVAQAAVAMARGIGVNVTLADAIALGHDCGHGPGGHASEDAFDQFIDGGYDHGPWGADVVLAELNLTVQTLDGIRNHSWSRPAPATVEGEIVSWADRIAYCAHDLEDAVHAGIVEVSELPEIVREVAGTSRRQQLATFINAVIDATSLHGCVGMDATTAEALGELRRFNYERIYTRPESLAQSHTVVRVLTDLVGYYLDNPDALPGEYLHDDLVRGAVAYVGGMTDRFAFEQAKILLGWDPKRLPRGIGRGA, from the coding sequence ATGCACGGCCACGGGAACGACCTGATCTCCGCCCATTCGACGTCGCAGGCCCGCGTCACGGCGCGCGGTGCCCGTCGGCGTGAGGCGAGGGAGGCGCTCGAGCGGCTGCAGTTCGTCAGCGAGGCCACCTTCGCCGAGGGGGCAGGCGAGCGCCCCCGGGCCGAGGAGCCCGATCCGTTGCGCACCTGCTTCGAGCGGGACCGTGACCGGATCGTGCACTCCACGGCGTTCCGGCGGCTCGCGGGCAAGACCCAGGTCGTCGTCTACCCGACCGACCACCAGCGCACCCGCCTGACCCACGCCCTCGAGGTGGCGCAGGCCGCCGTCGCGATGGCCCGCGGGATCGGCGTCAACGTGACGCTCGCCGATGCCATCGCGCTGGGCCACGACTGCGGTCACGGACCGGGCGGTCATGCCTCGGAGGATGCGTTCGACCAGTTCATCGACGGCGGCTACGACCATGGCCCTTGGGGCGCGGACGTGGTGCTTGCCGAGCTGAACCTGACGGTGCAGACGCTGGACGGGATCCGCAACCATTCCTGGTCGAGGCCCGCGCCCGCGACGGTCGAGGGGGAGATCGTCTCGTGGGCCGACCGCATCGCCTACTGTGCGCACGACCTCGAGGACGCGGTGCACGCCGGGATCGTCGAGGTCTCCGAGCTGCCCGAGATCGTGCGGGAGGTGGCGGGGACGAGTCGCAGGCAGCAGCTTGCCACCTTCATCAACGCGGTGATCGACGCCACCTCGCTGCACGGCTGCGTCGGCATGGACGCCACCACCGCCGAGGCGCTCGGCGAGTTGCGCAGGTTCAACTATGAGCGGATCTACACCCGGCCCGAGTCTCTCGCCCAGTCACACACCGTCGTGCGGGTGCTGACCGATCTGGTCGGCTACTACCTTGACAATCCCGACGCGCTGCCGGGGGAGTACCTCCACGACGATCTGGTGCGCGGAGCCGTGGCCTACGTCGGGGGGATGACCGACCGGTTCGCGTTCGAACAGGCGAAGATCCTGCTCGGCTGGGATCCGAAGCGGCTGCCGCGGGGCATCGGTCGCGGAGCCTGA
- a CDS encoding citrate synthase, giving the protein MSETATLIIDGTSYELPIVTGSEGERAVDISALRSTTGLITLDDGYANTGSCRSAITFIDGEQGILRYRGVPIEDLAERSSFIETAELLIFGELPDTEQRDDFRHLLTENSWLHRDMRDHFDAFPTNAHPMSILSAMISALQSHDLPEHHFTDENGFREAAASLLAKTRTIAAASYKSHIGQPIMYPRYDLPYAENFLHMMFSVPYRDYETTPEVAHALNMFLVLHADHEQNCSTSTVRMVASSRANLYASISSGVNALWGPLHGGANMGVIEMLEQIRDGSWTPRQYIDRVKDRRSGVKLMGFGHRVYRNFDPRARILKEAAHSMLDAMHITDPLLDIAREVEQAALSDDYFTSRRLYPNVDFYSGIILRAIGIPVDMFTVMFAIGRTPGWIAHWKEVSDNQRQRIYRPRQIYTGENLSEWRPRAER; this is encoded by the coding sequence ATGTCCGAAACAGCAACCCTCATTATCGACGGGACGAGCTACGAGTTGCCGATCGTGACCGGCTCTGAGGGGGAGCGCGCGGTCGACATCTCCGCGCTGCGCTCCACGACAGGCCTGATCACCCTCGACGACGGTTACGCCAACACCGGCTCGTGCCGTTCGGCGATCACGTTCATCGACGGTGAACAGGGGATCCTGCGCTACCGGGGTGTGCCCATCGAGGACCTCGCCGAGCGGTCCAGCTTCATCGAGACCGCCGAACTGCTGATCTTCGGGGAACTGCCCGACACCGAACAGCGCGACGACTTCCGCCATCTCCTGACCGAGAACTCCTGGCTGCACCGCGACATGCGCGACCACTTCGACGCGTTCCCGACCAACGCGCATCCGATGAGCATCCTCTCGGCCATGATCAGCGCACTGCAGAGCCACGATCTCCCGGAGCACCACTTCACAGATGAGAACGGGTTCCGTGAGGCGGCGGCGAGCCTGCTCGCGAAGACGCGCACCATCGCGGCGGCGTCGTACAAGTCGCACATCGGCCAGCCGATCATGTACCCGCGCTACGACCTGCCCTACGCCGAGAACTTTCTGCACATGATGTTCTCGGTTCCCTACCGCGACTACGAGACGACGCCCGAGGTGGCGCACGCGCTCAACATGTTCCTCGTCCTGCACGCCGACCACGAGCAGAACTGCTCGACCTCCACCGTGCGCATGGTCGCCTCGTCCCGCGCCAACCTGTACGCCTCGATCTCGTCGGGCGTCAACGCCTTGTGGGGGCCGCTTCACGGCGGGGCAAACATGGGCGTGATCGAGATGCTGGAACAGATCCGTGACGGCTCGTGGACGCCCAGGCAGTACATCGACCGGGTGAAGGACCGCAGGTCCGGCGTGAAGCTGATGGGCTTCGGACACCGCGTCTACCGCAACTTCGACCCTCGTGCCCGCATCCTCAAGGAGGCGGCGCATTCGATGCTCGATGCGATGCACATCACCGATCCGCTGCTCGACATCGCCCGCGAGGTGGAGCAGGCCGCTCTGTCGGACGACTACTTCACCTCACGGCGGCTGTACCCGAACGTCGACTTCTACTCCGGCATCATCCTTCGAGCCATCGGCATCCCCGTCGACATGTTCACGGTGATGTTCGCCATCGGACGCACACCCGGCTGGATCGCCCACTGGAAGGAGGTCTCCGACAACCAGCGCCAGCGCATCTACCGGCCGAGGCAGATCTACACCGGTGAGAACCTCTCGGAGTGGAGGCCACGCGCCGAGCGCTGA
- a CDS encoding D-arabinono-1,4-lactone oxidase, which produces MPGPWHARLPHFRLEFTPSAGAEIQAEYLLPRTDVPAAIATLQPLADDITRLLHVSELRTMRADDLWLSPAYGRDTVGIHFTWKDRPDELYAFLPTLEAALPNSARPHWGKMTTLPPEEITARHERWPDFARLAGSLDPERRFVGQYLERLGL; this is translated from the coding sequence GTGCCGGGCCCCTGGCACGCACGCCTCCCACACTTCAGGCTGGAGTTCACGCCTTCCGCGGGAGCGGAGATCCAGGCCGAGTACCTGCTGCCGCGCACGGACGTTCCGGCCGCCATCGCCACACTGCAGCCGCTCGCCGACGACATCACCCGCCTGCTGCACGTCTCGGAACTGCGCACCATGCGTGCCGACGACCTGTGGCTCTCCCCCGCCTACGGGCGCGACACCGTCGGGATCCACTTCACGTGGAAGGACCGGCCGGACGAGCTGTACGCATTCCTGCCAACGCTCGAGGCGGCGCTGCCGAACTCGGCCCGCCCCCACTGGGGAAAGATGACAACGCTGCCCCCGGAGGAGATCACCGCCCGCCACGAGCGCTGGCCAGACTTCGCCCGGCTCGCCGGGTCGCTCGATCCGGAACGACGCTTCGTCGGTCAGTACCTGGAACGCCTCGGCCTCTGA
- the dusB gene encoding tRNA dihydrouridine synthase DusB: MPAVAPLRLHAPSRRDAVVVDLPVVLAPMAGVTNAAYRQLCREQGAGLYVCEMITSRGLVVGDHKTHDMLQFDPGETTRSVQLYGVDADVMADAARILIRDFAVDHIDLNFGCPVPKVTRKGGGGVLPYKRDRLRSIVRETVRAADEFGVPVTIKTRIGIDAEHETFLDAGRIAEEEGAAAIALHGRTVQQAYSGEADWARIRELVDAVDIPVLGNGDIWEAEDALRMMDETGCAGVVIGRGCLGRPWLFGDLAAAFRGEELRLRPTLGEVGRMIIRHAELLVALSDERHGLTDLRKHMAWYFKGYPVGELRRRFAMVSTLDELRGLVDELDASAEFPVAELGTPRGRQGSPRGKVVLPYGWYDDTSGCDLDLADAEIGVSGG; this comes from the coding sequence ATGCCTGCCGTTGCCCCGCTGCGTCTGCACGCACCGAGCCGCCGCGACGCGGTGGTCGTCGACCTGCCCGTGGTGCTGGCGCCGATGGCGGGCGTGACAAACGCCGCCTACCGACAGCTCTGTCGTGAGCAGGGGGCGGGCCTGTACGTCTGCGAGATGATCACCTCGCGCGGCCTCGTGGTCGGCGACCACAAGACGCACGACATGCTCCAGTTCGATCCGGGGGAGACGACCCGCTCGGTCCAGCTCTATGGCGTCGATGCCGACGTCATGGCCGACGCCGCGCGGATCCTGATCCGCGACTTCGCCGTCGACCACATCGACCTCAACTTCGGCTGTCCCGTGCCGAAGGTCACCCGCAAGGGCGGCGGTGGCGTGCTCCCGTACAAGCGTGACCGGCTGCGCTCGATCGTCCGCGAGACGGTCAGGGCGGCCGACGAGTTCGGCGTCCCCGTCACCATCAAGACCAGGATCGGCATCGACGCCGAACACGAGACGTTCCTCGACGCGGGCCGGATCGCCGAGGAGGAGGGTGCCGCGGCGATCGCGCTGCACGGTCGCACCGTCCAGCAGGCCTACTCGGGCGAGGCCGACTGGGCGCGCATTCGCGAACTGGTCGACGCCGTCGACATCCCCGTGCTCGGCAATGGCGACATCTGGGAGGCCGAGGACGCCCTGAGGATGATGGACGAGACCGGTTGCGCCGGGGTCGTGATCGGGCGCGGCTGCCTCGGTCGACCCTGGCTGTTCGGTGACCTCGCCGCCGCGTTCCGCGGTGAGGAGCTCCGGCTGCGGCCCACCCTCGGCGAGGTCGGCAGGATGATCATCCGCCACGCGGAACTGCTCGTCGCACTCTCGGACGAGCGGCACGGGCTGACCGACCTGCGCAAGCACATGGCGTGGTACTTCAAGGGCTACCCGGTCGGCGAGCTGCGCCGTCGCTTCGCCATGGTCTCCACGCTGGACGAACTGCGCGGCCTCGTCGACGAGCTCGACGCGTCGGCCGAGTTCCCGGTCGCCGAGCTCGGCACCCCTCGCGGTCGTCAGGGTTCGCCGCGGGGGAAGGTCGTGCTTCCGTACGGCTGGTACGACGACACGTCCGGCTGTGACCTCGATCTCGCCGACGCCGAGATCGGCGTGTCGGGGGGCTAG